In one window of Prosthecobacter vanneervenii DNA:
- the galE gene encoding UDP-glucose 4-epimerase GalE — translation MSQGPLLITGGAGYIGSHTVRHLLEQNERIVVLDNLVFGHRDALPLDRVTFVEGDMADAPLIEKLFAEHKPEAVLHFAAFAYVGESVTDPLKYYRNNLAAPLTLLEAMQRHGCKRFIFSSTCATYGDPVRIPIDETHPQAPVNPYGASKWMLERVLRDCDTAWGLKSVFLRYFNASGCHPSGEIGEDHNPETHLIPRVLMAATGEVDSITVFGTDYATPDGTCVRDYIHVCDLASAHALALSYLRKGGETTPVNLGTGRGFSVKEIIATAEAVTGKKIPVNYGPRRAGDPSELIANPTKAKEILQWQAAHTDPREHIDSAWRWMNGPRHGRYAV, via the coding sequence ATGTCACAAGGACCTCTTCTCATCACTGGCGGCGCAGGATACATCGGCTCCCACACCGTGCGCCATCTTCTGGAGCAAAATGAGCGCATCGTGGTGCTCGACAACCTGGTCTTTGGGCATCGGGACGCGCTGCCGCTGGATCGGGTGACCTTTGTGGAAGGCGACATGGCGGATGCGCCGCTGATCGAGAAGCTCTTTGCGGAACACAAGCCGGAGGCGGTGCTGCATTTTGCGGCCTTTGCCTATGTGGGCGAGTCTGTGACCGATCCGCTGAAGTACTACCGCAACAACCTGGCGGCACCGCTGACGCTGCTGGAGGCGATGCAGCGGCATGGGTGCAAGCGCTTCATCTTTTCCTCCACCTGCGCGACGTATGGAGATCCGGTGCGGATCCCGATCGATGAAACCCATCCGCAGGCACCGGTGAATCCGTATGGTGCGAGCAAGTGGATGCTGGAGCGCGTGCTGCGCGACTGCGATACTGCATGGGGACTGAAGTCGGTCTTTCTGCGCTACTTTAACGCGAGCGGCTGCCATCCGAGCGGTGAGATCGGCGAGGATCATAATCCGGAGACGCATCTCATCCCGCGTGTGCTGATGGCGGCGACCGGCGAGGTGGACAGCATCACGGTCTTTGGCACCGACTATGCCACACCCGATGGCACATGCGTGCGTGACTACATTCATGTCTGCGATCTGGCATCTGCGCATGCGCTGGCCTTGAGCTATCTGCGCAAGGGTGGAGAAACGACTCCAGTGAACCTCGGTACAGGACGTGGATTCAGTGTGAAAGAGATCATTGCCACGGCTGAAGCTGTGACTGGCAAAAAGATTCCGGTGAACTACGGGCCGCGTCGTGCAGGTGACCCATCGGAGCTTATTGCGAACCCTACCAAAGCTAAAGAAATCCTTCAGTGGCAAGCTGCGCATACCGATCCACGTGAGCACATTGACTCTGCATGGAGATGGATGAATGGACCACGTCACGGACGCTACGCAGTTTGA
- a CDS encoding fibronectin type III domain-containing protein codes for MRTSVHWLICILAFFGSTLLQAVELTREPEIAVTTSTAKIKWATDVACGTRLQFGLSPAALTDKAEGEVTSDHVIELTSLKAGTTYYYSLGSARAQLAKGSFTTTTNDASAAAATPQPSLLRRVLNAVSLEKRATSATDASLKAPPTRQTWGHVDSLQDHFDRHGGDFASRSPDEYAAQAWQFLQRARAENLPMKLDDTDGTLRVFDPATRTFGAYNRVGMTKTFFKPDSPTYWQRQPGRNVKAADLRLPPR; via the coding sequence ATGAGGACATCTGTTCATTGGCTGATCTGCATCTTGGCGTTTTTTGGCAGCACGCTTCTTCAAGCTGTTGAGCTGACACGTGAACCCGAGATCGCCGTCACGACGAGCACTGCAAAAATCAAATGGGCCACCGACGTGGCCTGCGGGACGAGGCTGCAGTTTGGCCTGAGCCCTGCAGCACTGACTGACAAGGCTGAAGGAGAAGTGACGAGTGATCACGTCATTGAGCTGACGTCTCTCAAAGCAGGCACCACCTATTACTACAGCCTCGGCAGCGCTCGTGCGCAGCTGGCCAAGGGCAGCTTTACCACGACCACAAACGACGCGAGTGCGGCGGCAGCGACACCGCAGCCATCGCTGCTGAGGCGTGTGCTGAACGCAGTGAGCCTAGAGAAAAGGGCGACAAGCGCGACGGACGCGTCATTGAAAGCGCCACCGACACGACAAACCTGGGGCCATGTGGATTCATTGCAGGATCATTTTGATCGACATGGTGGGGATTTCGCAAGCCGCTCACCGGATGAGTATGCAGCACAAGCGTGGCAGTTTCTTCAAAGGGCGCGTGCAGAGAACCTGCCAATGAAACTGGATGACACCGATGGAACCCTACGAGTGTTTGACCCGGCCACGCGTACGTTTGGAGCGTATAACAGGGTTGGCATGACAAAGACCTTTTTCAAACCGGACAGCCCAACCTACTGGCAACGCCAGCCCGGCCGGAATGTGAAGGCTGCCGACTTGAGACTCCCCCCCCGCTGA
- the recN gene encoding DNA repair protein RecN yields the protein MLSFLKIRNLALVEDVTWDLAAGLIGVTGETGAGKSIIVGALKLILGERADRSLIRNGQDACTVEASFHLKNTSAIDSVLEEAGLDPCQDGELLIKRTISASGANKQFVNCSPVTIQVLKSLGEFLVDLHGPHDHQSLNSRERQLEMLDKYAGIEEMLGKYQAAWKLWRTAATELDELENSERASSQQIDMLKFQANEIAAANLKPGEEEEIEARHRIAANGARLAELCGSITSRLSEGEGSIIDGLRELGRSIHELEKIDPATAAMFAGFKSAQIELTELESSVQDYAEDLEIDGAELEKLESRIHTIQTLKRKYGRTIAEILEFLAETERKLAKMENRGEEIARLQKLVKEREADVLKLGKQLSKKRTDAAPKLAKEVAAHLADLGFKRSVFEAQLAALPAPERNGLEEVDFHFAPNPGEPSKPLRLTASSGEMSRVLLAVKSALARQDVVPLLVFDEIDANVGGNIAEAVGRKMAALGATHQVIAITHFPQVASLAQSHFVVTKEITGNTTRSQIQSVSDEQRVNELARMLGGSAESARVHALSLLKGASA from the coding sequence ATGCTTTCCTTCCTCAAAATCCGCAATCTGGCCCTTGTTGAAGATGTGACCTGGGATCTGGCCGCTGGTTTGATCGGGGTCACCGGGGAGACCGGCGCGGGTAAATCCATCATCGTGGGTGCCTTGAAGCTGATTTTGGGCGAACGCGCCGACCGCAGCCTCATCCGCAATGGCCAGGACGCCTGCACGGTCGAGGCCAGCTTCCATCTCAAAAACACCTCGGCCATCGACTCCGTTCTCGAAGAGGCCGGGCTCGACCCCTGCCAGGATGGCGAGCTCCTCATCAAACGCACCATCAGCGCCAGCGGAGCTAATAAACAGTTCGTCAATTGCTCCCCCGTCACCATCCAGGTGCTCAAAAGCCTCGGAGAGTTCCTCGTCGATCTTCACGGCCCCCACGATCATCAGTCGCTCAATTCACGCGAGCGCCAGCTGGAGATGCTCGACAAATACGCCGGCATCGAAGAAATGCTCGGCAAATACCAGGCCGCCTGGAAGCTCTGGCGCACCGCAGCCACGGAACTCGATGAACTCGAAAACTCCGAGCGCGCCAGCAGCCAGCAGATCGACATGCTCAAATTCCAGGCCAATGAGATTGCCGCCGCCAATCTCAAACCCGGCGAGGAGGAGGAAATCGAGGCCCGCCACCGTATCGCCGCTAACGGCGCACGCCTCGCCGAGCTTTGCGGCAGCATTACCAGCCGCTTGAGCGAAGGTGAAGGCAGCATCATCGACGGCCTCCGCGAGCTCGGGCGCAGCATCCACGAGCTGGAAAAAATCGACCCCGCCACCGCCGCAATGTTTGCCGGCTTCAAATCCGCGCAGATCGAGCTCACGGAGCTTGAAAGCAGCGTGCAGGACTATGCCGAAGATCTGGAAATCGACGGCGCTGAACTGGAGAAGCTCGAAAGCCGCATCCACACCATCCAGACCCTCAAGCGCAAATACGGCCGCACCATCGCCGAGATTCTCGAGTTCCTTGCCGAAACCGAGCGCAAGCTCGCCAAAATGGAAAATCGTGGCGAGGAGATCGCCAGACTCCAAAAGCTCGTCAAAGAACGCGAGGCCGATGTGCTCAAGCTTGGCAAGCAGCTCTCAAAGAAACGCACCGACGCCGCGCCAAAACTCGCCAAGGAAGTCGCCGCGCATCTCGCAGACCTCGGCTTCAAGCGCAGCGTCTTCGAGGCTCAGCTCGCTGCCCTGCCTGCTCCGGAGCGCAATGGCCTCGAAGAAGTGGACTTCCACTTCGCGCCCAATCCCGGCGAGCCCTCCAAGCCCCTCCGCCTCACCGCATCCAGCGGCGAAATGTCCCGCGTGCTTCTCGCTGTGAAAAGCGCCCTCGCCAGGCAGGATGTGGTGCCGCTGCTCGTGTTCGATGAAATCGACGCCAACGTCGGAGGCAACATCGCCGAAGCCGTCGGCCGCAAGATGGCCGCTCTGGGCGCCACCCATCAGGTCATCGCCATCACGCACTTCCCGCAGGTCGCCTCGCTCGCGCAAAGCCACTTCGTCGTCACCAAGGAAATCACCGGCAACACCACACGCTCACAGATCCAGTCCGTCAGCGACGAGCAGCGCGTCAATGAGCTCGCCCGCATGCTTGGCGGCAGCGCTGAGAGCGCGCGCGTGCACGCCCTCAGTCTGCTCAAAGGTGCTTCTGCTTGA
- a CDS encoding helix-turn-helix transcriptional regulator, whose protein sequence is MPTTPATDQADYFSTQVVRTRRFFLPDWEKRLHDEMNLCLVGGGCEWCAPDFVVDRRSFPFMAFEFVSKGRGSVTLADQTHELEAGHAFIFDPTTPQVIRSGADEPMVKYFFNFTGQRALRLMSDLDLPPGSVLRVADASRVVSLLEEVIDHALRGGRFGLRAASAALEHALVLCADSRQSATTKIDPAYATYLRCRGHLLRNYPVLSSIEQAAKACHVSAAYFTRLFQRYDTETPLACLTRLKLSQAAIKLRQPDALVKAVAAELGYKSAAHFSRAFKSWSGRSPRGG, encoded by the coding sequence GTGCCAACCACGCCAGCCACCGACCAGGCCGACTACTTTTCGACTCAAGTCGTCCGCACACGCCGCTTTTTCCTGCCTGATTGGGAGAAGCGCCTGCATGACGAAATGAATCTCTGCCTCGTCGGCGGCGGCTGCGAGTGGTGCGCCCCCGACTTCGTGGTGGACCGCCGGAGCTTTCCTTTCATGGCCTTTGAGTTCGTCTCCAAAGGGCGCGGCAGCGTCACATTGGCAGATCAGACGCACGAGCTGGAGGCTGGCCATGCCTTCATCTTTGACCCCACCACGCCTCAGGTCATCCGCAGCGGTGCGGACGAGCCCATGGTAAAATACTTCTTCAATTTCACCGGCCAGCGCGCACTTCGGCTGATGAGCGATCTTGATCTCCCGCCCGGCAGCGTCCTGCGAGTGGCAGATGCCTCCCGCGTGGTTTCCCTGCTGGAGGAGGTCATCGACCACGCGCTGCGCGGTGGTCGCTTCGGCCTGCGGGCCGCATCCGCCGCCCTGGAGCACGCTCTCGTGCTCTGCGCAGACTCGCGCCAGTCTGCCACCACCAAGATCGACCCCGCCTACGCCACCTACCTCCGCTGCCGTGGACATCTTCTGCGGAATTACCCGGTTCTCAGCAGCATTGAGCAGGCCGCCAAAGCTTGCCACGTCTCCGCCGCCTACTTCACCCGGCTGTTTCAGCGTTACGACACAGAAACGCCCCTCGCCTGCCTCACCAGGCTCAAGCTCTCCCAGGCCGCCATCAAGCTCCGTCAGCCAGACGCCCTCGTGAAAGCCGTCGCCGCCGAGCTTGGCTACAAATCTGCCGCACATTTCTCGCGCGCATTCAAATCTTGGAGTGGAAGATCGCCTCGTGGTGGTTGA
- a CDS encoding dihydrodipicolinate synthase family protein: protein MSQPLSGIIPPLVTPLRDRDTLDCAGLERLIEHLIGGGVSGLFILGTTGEGPSLSYRLRRELIDRTCKQTAGRVPVLVGITDTSFTESVNLAKHSADAGATHVVTAPPYYFPAAPPEMQEYIQDLVAEMPLPMFLYNMPGLTKVSFEIDLVRRALDMPGVCGVKDSSCDMIYFHRLIEVAKQRADWSVLVGPEELTAEAVLLGGHGGINGGANLNPKLYVEMYQAAAAQDLKRTRELHAQVMQLAGSIYTVGRHKSAIIKGIKCGLSLLGICEDHMAEPFQRFREPERAMIRERLVKLGLIS, encoded by the coding sequence ATGTCCCAACCCCTTAGCGGCATTATTCCCCCACTTGTCACCCCACTGCGTGATCGCGACACGCTCGACTGCGCCGGTTTGGAGCGCCTGATCGAGCATCTGATCGGCGGGGGAGTCTCCGGATTGTTCATTCTCGGCACCACAGGTGAAGGCCCGAGCCTGAGCTACCGGCTGCGCCGTGAGCTGATTGACCGCACGTGCAAACAGACGGCGGGACGCGTGCCGGTGCTGGTGGGAATCACGGACACCTCGTTTACAGAGAGTGTGAACCTGGCCAAGCACAGCGCCGACGCCGGAGCGACGCATGTGGTGACAGCGCCACCCTACTACTTCCCTGCAGCGCCGCCGGAGATGCAGGAGTACATCCAGGATCTGGTGGCAGAAATGCCGCTGCCGATGTTTTTGTACAACATGCCGGGTCTGACAAAGGTGAGCTTTGAGATCGACCTGGTGCGCCGGGCGCTGGACATGCCTGGTGTCTGCGGGGTGAAGGACAGCTCGTGTGACATGATCTACTTTCACCGGCTGATCGAGGTGGCGAAGCAGCGTGCGGACTGGAGCGTGCTGGTGGGGCCTGAGGAACTCACCGCCGAAGCCGTGCTGCTGGGTGGACATGGCGGGATCAACGGAGGGGCGAATCTGAACCCGAAGCTGTATGTGGAAATGTATCAGGCGGCTGCAGCACAAGATTTGAAGCGCACCCGCGAACTGCATGCGCAGGTGATGCAGCTGGCGGGGAGCATTTACACGGTGGGCAGACACAAGTCCGCGATCATCAAGGGGATCAAGTGCGGGCTGTCGCTGCTGGGCATCTGTGAAGACCACATGGCGGAGCCGTTTCAGCGGTTCCGTGAGCCTGAGCGGGCGATGATTCGTGAAAGGCTTGTGAAGCTGGGATTGATCTCTTAA
- a CDS encoding exo-alpha-sialidase yields the protein MKFAPLLYLAIFLLIQCDLHAQIPGGFSALSPRDKEALAAAAFAVKTKDPKLKLEGIASGESQVVAGLNFKLVLNVLDGSTPKQAAVVVWHKLDRSHELTSWEWLGAAKPQPGVLKTEYIYDTGPYPSVHATTIVETPTGMVSAWFGGTAEKNPDVCIWVSRLVDGKWTESVETANGVQPDGTRHPTWNPVLFQPRNAPLMLFYKVGPSPSTWWGELKTSTDGGKTWSATQKLPKGIFGPIKNKPVQLPNGDILCPTSNETDTKPSAWAIYFERTSDLGKTWQRTELLHDGLKVSAIQPSILFLGGEKIEAVGRTRQGKVFQIASDDLGKTWGEISLTELPNPNSGTDAVTLKDGRHLLIYNHTAKGRSPLNLAVSKNGKVWEAALVLEDEPKREFSYPAIIQTSDGLVHITYTWKRQKAKHVVIDPAKLELKPIVNGQWPQ from the coding sequence ATGAAATTTGCCCCGCTACTCTACCTTGCCATCTTCCTGCTGATCCAATGCGATCTCCACGCCCAGATACCCGGAGGTTTCAGCGCCCTCTCTCCAAGAGACAAGGAGGCGCTTGCCGCTGCTGCGTTTGCGGTGAAGACGAAGGATCCGAAGCTGAAGCTGGAAGGCATCGCGAGTGGAGAGAGCCAGGTGGTTGCTGGGTTGAACTTCAAGCTGGTGCTGAATGTGCTGGATGGCAGCACGCCTAAACAGGCGGCAGTGGTGGTGTGGCACAAGCTGGACAGAAGCCATGAACTGACCTCCTGGGAATGGCTGGGAGCTGCCAAACCGCAGCCTGGGGTGCTGAAGACGGAGTACATCTATGACACGGGGCCGTACCCCTCGGTGCATGCGACGACGATCGTGGAAACGCCGACGGGGATGGTTTCGGCGTGGTTTGGCGGCACGGCGGAGAAGAACCCGGATGTGTGCATCTGGGTGTCCCGACTGGTGGATGGCAAGTGGACAGAGAGCGTGGAGACGGCCAATGGCGTGCAGCCAGACGGCACGCGGCACCCGACGTGGAATCCCGTTTTGTTTCAACCACGCAACGCACCGCTGATGCTGTTTTACAAGGTGGGTCCGTCGCCGAGCACCTGGTGGGGAGAGCTGAAAACCTCCACGGATGGCGGCAAGACGTGGTCGGCTACGCAGAAGCTGCCGAAGGGGATCTTTGGCCCGATCAAGAACAAGCCAGTGCAGCTGCCGAATGGGGACATCCTGTGCCCAACGAGCAATGAGACCGACACCAAACCAAGCGCGTGGGCTATCTATTTTGAGCGGACGAGTGATCTGGGCAAAACGTGGCAGCGCACGGAGCTGCTGCATGACGGGCTGAAGGTGAGCGCGATCCAGCCGAGCATTCTCTTCCTGGGTGGTGAGAAGATCGAGGCGGTGGGACGCACGCGGCAGGGGAAGGTCTTCCAGATCGCCTCCGATGATCTCGGCAAAACCTGGGGTGAGATTTCGCTGACTGAGCTGCCGAATCCGAACTCGGGGACAGATGCGGTGACGCTGAAGGACGGAAGGCATCTGCTGATCTACAACCACACGGCGAAGGGCCGCAGCCCGCTGAACCTGGCGGTGAGCAAGAATGGCAAGGTGTGGGAAGCGGCACTGGTGCTGGAGGACGAGCCGAAGAGGGAGTTTAGCTATCCGGCGATCATTCAGACGAGCGACGGGCTGGTGCATATCACGTACACGTGGAAGCGCCAGAAGGCGAAGCACGTGGTGATTGATCCGGCCAAGCTGGAGCTGAAGCCGATCGTGAACGGGCAGTGGCCGCAGTGA
- a CDS encoding sialidase family protein yields the protein MKGRLFATCLWLSAVLPCVCMAETGDARDVRVIRTAEQEPRAALLGQPSLALWKEKHLVAAYQLGIAGKTDMGSIDAVVSTDDGQSWSIPSTIFDSTERHGAMQFGYCNAVLYKPPGQEVLWCFAMRCPLNYADSEDSHLAAAYSGDGGRSWNPVELAMHYTGPLVILGEIQRIEEDGHPVYAMPAHRNTKRADPHGTREHFVLRSTSLMDWHLGGYVPLPKGREMFLHEGQIAVMDAKKGQLKMVMRTSTGVPEGKLMDGGALNPPRAWSSNSEDGGRSWSVAKEEPELWNTVSEAWYGRSGDGRLLYVYNDGPTFSRMALRYKVSNAYGVWGPERTFFDESIHNSYPTLIEVAPGEFRAVWDSGDAKRHRRAIRFGKLSLPDLKPAAP from the coding sequence ATGAAAGGCCGCCTCTTTGCCACCTGCCTGTGGTTATCCGCCGTGCTGCCGTGTGTTTGCATGGCGGAAACGGGGGATGCACGTGACGTGCGTGTGATCCGCACCGCCGAGCAGGAGCCGCGGGCGGCGCTGCTGGGGCAGCCGAGTCTGGCGCTATGGAAGGAGAAGCATCTGGTGGCAGCGTACCAGCTTGGCATCGCTGGAAAGACGGACATGGGCAGCATTGATGCAGTGGTGTCCACCGACGACGGGCAGAGCTGGAGCATCCCCAGCACCATCTTTGACAGCACGGAGCGGCATGGGGCCATGCAGTTTGGCTACTGCAATGCGGTGCTGTACAAGCCGCCGGGACAAGAGGTGCTGTGGTGCTTTGCGATGCGCTGCCCACTGAACTATGCGGACAGCGAGGACTCGCACCTGGCCGCAGCGTACAGCGGTGACGGGGGGCGCTCGTGGAATCCCGTGGAGCTGGCGATGCATTACACGGGACCGCTGGTGATTCTGGGAGAGATCCAGCGGATCGAGGAAGACGGGCACCCGGTGTATGCGATGCCCGCGCACCGCAACACGAAGCGGGCTGATCCGCATGGCACGAGAGAGCATTTTGTGCTGCGTAGCACCAGCCTGATGGACTGGCACTTGGGTGGCTATGTGCCGCTGCCAAAAGGACGCGAGATGTTTCTGCATGAAGGACAGATCGCCGTGATGGATGCAAAGAAGGGGCAGCTGAAGATGGTGATGCGCACCTCGACTGGAGTGCCAGAGGGGAAGCTGATGGATGGAGGAGCGCTGAATCCGCCACGGGCATGGTCAAGCAATAGCGAGGATGGCGGGCGCAGCTGGAGCGTGGCGAAAGAAGAGCCGGAGCTGTGGAACACGGTCTCTGAAGCGTGGTATGGCCGCAGCGGAGATGGCAGGCTGCTGTATGTGTATAATGACGGCCCGACATTCAGCCGAATGGCGCTGCGATACAAAGTGAGCAACGCCTATGGCGTGTGGGGACCGGAGCGGACCTTCTTTGATGAGAGCATTCACAATTCCTACCCCACGCTGATCGAGGTGGCTCCGGGTGAATTTCGTGCGGTGTGGGACAGTGGAGATGCCAAACGCCACCGGCGTGCGATCCGCTTTGGCAAGCTGAGCCTACCAGACCTGAAACCGGCGGCTCCGTGA
- a CDS encoding sialidase family protein, producing MTYPHPILRALFVAPILALNVFAADDAKLEIDDSAKKKAAAPTIALPADQKQNVIIYKEPGRYGGWPANHGLWQWGDELVVGFTSTWYKQTTTDHRIDRTKPSYEIQARSVDGGKTWKTEENLPFADHTQEAKPTPLTTPFDFTAPDSALMFRFGSLHAGPSWFYTSLDRCKTWQGPYSFAVEGVDRICTRTDLIILGKHDCLMFGSCGKKNDGKEGRVFCARTTDGGLSWKLVSLIGPEPMEGGYAIMPSSLKLKDGTLLTMIRRSDPKVSGFIEAWRSADMGKTWTMTGKAVTRIGGNPPALVQLQDGRVAVSYGYRHKPSGMRACISADGGVTWGPEIVLREDGFDGDLGYPRSLVRPDGRVLTVYYYNGPKEDDRAIEGTFWTAPLGK from the coding sequence ATGACATACCCCCATCCCATCCTCCGTGCCCTCTTTGTGGCGCCGATCCTAGCCCTGAACGTCTTTGCCGCTGATGATGCGAAACTGGAGATCGATGACTCCGCGAAGAAGAAAGCGGCGGCACCCACTATCGCGCTGCCTGCGGATCAAAAGCAGAATGTGATCATCTACAAGGAACCGGGGCGCTATGGGGGCTGGCCTGCGAATCATGGGCTGTGGCAGTGGGGAGATGAGCTGGTGGTGGGGTTTACCTCCACGTGGTACAAGCAGACGACAACGGATCACCGTATTGACCGAACGAAGCCGAGTTATGAGATCCAGGCGCGCAGCGTGGATGGAGGCAAGACGTGGAAGACGGAAGAGAACCTGCCTTTTGCAGATCACACCCAGGAAGCCAAGCCCACACCACTGACGACGCCGTTTGATTTCACCGCGCCTGATTCAGCGCTGATGTTTCGCTTTGGCAGCCTGCATGCGGGCCCCTCGTGGTTTTACACAAGCCTGGACCGCTGCAAGACGTGGCAGGGACCTTACTCGTTTGCGGTGGAGGGAGTGGACCGCATCTGCACGCGCACAGATTTGATCATTCTGGGCAAACACGACTGCCTGATGTTCGGGAGCTGTGGAAAGAAGAACGATGGCAAGGAGGGGCGTGTGTTTTGCGCAAGGACGACGGATGGTGGACTGAGCTGGAAACTGGTCTCGCTGATCGGGCCGGAGCCGATGGAGGGCGGGTATGCGATCATGCCGTCATCACTAAAGTTGAAGGATGGGACGCTTTTGACCATGATCCGGCGTTCTGATCCGAAGGTGTCGGGGTTTATCGAAGCGTGGCGCAGTGCGGACATGGGCAAGACGTGGACGATGACCGGAAAAGCGGTGACACGAATCGGGGGCAATCCCCCTGCCCTGGTGCAGCTGCAGGACGGACGTGTGGCGGTGAGCTATGGCTACCGCCACAAGCCCTCGGGAATGCGGGCGTGCATCAGCGCAGATGGCGGAGTGACGTGGGGGCCGGAGATCGTGCTGCGGGAGGATGGGTTTGACGGGGATCTGGGGTATCCGCGCAGTCTGGTGAGGCCTGACGGGCGGGTGCTGACGGTGTATTACTACAACGGGCCGAAGGAGGATGACCGGGCGATCGAGGGGACGTTTTGGACGGCTCCATTGGGGAAATGA
- a CDS encoding alpha/beta hydrolase, with translation MKTLFFSPASCRVIFAACVALLACDSAFAQSKAPSLPTGIKMEKDISYIPDGDEAQKLDLYLPEKTAEKPLPLIVHIHGGGWMGGSKFPCAVAGMVLKGYAVVSVEYRFSQKAKFPAQIQDCQAAIRWLRAHSKEYQIDPEHVGVVGGSAGGHLSSLVGTAGGKNAFPKIGGNDEQPDRVQAVCDIFGPSDFSTVVQQAMEDKNVKNIFEFNTPKDPYSELIGTKLDDKEKADAVSPVHYVSKDNPPFLILHGTHDTLVPYAQSVEFAEALKAQGVETWLQTLPGSGHGGPAFGKPAVIQLMQNFFDKYLKGADVPIALVPEA, from the coding sequence ATGAAAACTCTTTTTTTCTCCCCGGCTTCCTGCCGTGTGATTTTCGCAGCCTGTGTTGCTTTGCTGGCGTGTGATTCTGCGTTTGCGCAGAGCAAGGCACCGAGCCTGCCAACGGGGATCAAGATGGAGAAGGACATCTCCTACATCCCAGATGGTGATGAGGCGCAGAAGCTGGACCTCTACCTGCCTGAGAAGACGGCGGAGAAACCCCTGCCGCTGATCGTGCACATCCATGGCGGCGGGTGGATGGGAGGAAGCAAGTTTCCGTGTGCGGTGGCTGGCATGGTTTTGAAAGGGTATGCGGTGGTGAGCGTGGAATATCGCTTCAGCCAGAAGGCGAAATTTCCGGCGCAGATCCAGGACTGCCAGGCGGCGATCCGCTGGCTGCGTGCGCACAGCAAGGAGTATCAGATCGACCCCGAGCATGTGGGAGTGGTGGGAGGGTCGGCGGGCGGGCATTTGTCCTCGCTGGTGGGCACGGCGGGCGGAAAAAATGCGTTTCCGAAAATCGGCGGCAATGATGAGCAGCCTGACCGGGTGCAGGCGGTGTGCGACATCTTTGGGCCGTCGGATTTCAGCACGGTGGTGCAGCAGGCGATGGAGGACAAAAATGTGAAGAACATCTTTGAGTTTAACACGCCGAAGGATCCGTATTCGGAGCTGATCGGAACGAAGCTGGATGACAAGGAGAAGGCGGATGCGGTGAGCCCGGTGCATTATGTGAGCAAGGACAACCCGCCTTTTCTGATCCTGCATGGCACGCATGACACGCTGGTGCCGTATGCGCAGAGTGTGGAGTTTGCCGAGGCGCTGAAGGCACAGGGGGTGGAAACGTGGCTGCAGACGCTGCCGGGATCCGGGCATGGCGGGCCTGCGTTTGGCAAACCAGCGGTGATCCAGCTGATGCAGAACTTTTTCGACAAATACCTCAAAGGTGCGGACGTGCCGATCGCGCTGGTGCCAGAAGCGTAG